A single Suricata suricatta isolate VVHF042 chromosome 2, meerkat_22Aug2017_6uvM2_HiC, whole genome shotgun sequence DNA region contains:
- the LOC115304767 gene encoding olfactory receptor-like protein OLF3: METDNQTWVREFILLGLSSHWCTQVFLFVLFLVMYLVTVLGNFLIVLLIRLDSRLHTPMYFFLTNLSLVDVSYATSIIPQMLVHLLAEHKGIPFVSCAAQLFFSLGLGGIEFALLAVMAYDRYVAVCDPLRYSVIMHGGLCAKLATTSWVSGSVNSLIHTAITFQLPMCTNKYIDHISCEILAVVRLACVDTSSNEIIIMVSSIVLLMTPFCLVLLSYIQIISTILKIQSTEGRKKAFHTCASHLTVVVLCYGMAIFTYIQPRFSPSVLQEKLISLFYAVLTPMLNPMIYSVRNKEVKGSWQKLLRRFSGLTSKLAT; encoded by the coding sequence atggaaacagataACCAGACATGGGTGAGAGAATTTATTCTCCTAGGCCTGTCCAGTCACTGGTGCACACAggtctttctctttgttctgttcTTAGTCATGTACTTGGTGACTGTGCTGGGGAACTTCCTCATCGTTCTTCTGATCAGACTGGACAGCCGACTCcacacgcccatgtacttctttCTCACCAACCTCTCCCTTGTTGATGTCTCTTATGCCACAAGTATCATTCCTCAGATGTTGGTGCATCTTCTTGCAGAACATAAAGGAATCCCATTTGTGAGCTGTGCAGCCCAGTTATTTTTCTCCCTAGGCTTAGGTGGGATTGAGTTTGCTCTCCTGgcagtgatggcctatgaccgctatgtggctgTGTGTGACCCCTTGCGATACTCGGTCATCATGCATGGAGGGCTCTGTGCGAAGTTGGCCACCACATCCTGGGTCAGTGGGTCTGTCAACTCTCTCATTCATACTGCCATCACCTTTCAGCTGCCCATGTGCACAAACAAGTATATTGATCACATATCCTGTGAAATTTTAGCTGTGGTCAGACTAGCCTGTGTGGACACCTCCTCCAATGAGATAATAATCATGGTGTCTAGCATCGTTCTGCTGATGACACCGTTCTGCCTGGTCCTCTTGTCCTACATCCAGATCATCTCCACCATCCTGAAGATCCAGTccacagagggaagaaagaaagcctTCCACACCTGTGCGTCTCACCTCACAGTGGTTGTCCTGTGCTATGGCATGGCCATTTTCACTTACATCCAGCCACGCTTCAGCCCCTCTGTCCTTCAGGAGAAGTTGATCTCTCTCTTCTATGCTGTTTTGACACCCATGTTGAATCCCATGATTTATAGTGTAAGAAATAAGGAGGTGAAGGGTTCCTGGCAGAAACTACTAAGGCGGTTTTCTGGATTAACTTCAAAACTGGCAACTTGA